Part of the Pseudodesulfovibrio mercurii genome is shown below.
ACGACCCTGAACCATAACCATCCAACCCGGCGGCCCGCCTCGGGCGGGCCGCCGGTCCACAAAAGGAAGTGAACATGAACATGGAAGAGACCACCGACCGCAAACAGGCATTCGTCCACAAGAACGGCGTGACCTACTTCAGCAAGCGGACCGAACGACGCGTCCTGTTCCTGATGACCATGGCCATGCTGGTCTGGGGCATCGTGGAATACGCCGGGATTCTGTTCTAGACACACCGACCTGCAACACATGGGGGGCAAACCATGGAAGCAACAAGCGAAAATACCGCACGGATGGGGATCCGGGAATATTTTGAAACCCTGATGGACGTCATGCGCTCGCCCGCGCGCTACTTCGAGCGGGTCGCGGCCGAGCCGGGCTCCCGGCGGGCGCTCATCTTCCTGATGATCTCGGGCCTGTTCTACTGCTCGGTGAGCATGGCCTACTTCTTCGAGAACTCCCTGGCCATGGGCATCGTCATGATGCTCAACGCCATCCTCATGCCCGCCTTCGGCGCGGTCATCACCTTCATCCTGATCGGGATGACCGGTCAGGAACGCGTGCCCTTCGGACGCATCTTCAACATCTACGCATACGCCAGCGGCGCGGTCATGGTCATCTCCTGGATACCGGGCCTGGCCATCGTCATGGAGCCGGTGCGGGCCGTGCTCATCGGCGTGGGCCTGCACAAGGCGGCCGGGGTGGGCAAGGTCCGGGCGGCCCTGCTCATCATCCTGACCGCCGTGGTCCTGCTCCTCTTCTTCTGGAGCGCCGCGCCCATGATCGTCGAACTGAAGCAATTGTTCCACTAGGAGTCACCCCGCGCTGCGGGCAGCGCGCGAGATGCATTCCTTACCCTCCCCATCCGGCCGGGGGCATGCCCCCGCCCCCGGCTCCGGACGGGAGGACGCACACGGGAGGACCGCCATGCAAAAGATTCGTCTGCTCCTGGTCGATGACGAAACCGATTTCCTGAACGCCTACGCCCGCCGCTTCGCGCGCCGGAACGTGGAGACCACCCTGGCCGCCAGCGGCCAGGAGGCCATCGACCTCGTCCGCGACGACGAGTTCGACGTGGTCGTCATGGACGTGATGATGCCGGGCATGAGCGGGCTCGAGACCCTGCGGCGGCTCAAAGCCATCAAGCCGGACCTGCCGGTCATCATCCTGACCGGCCACGCCGATTCCCGGGTGCTCATCGAGGGTATGGACATGGGGGCCTTCGACTTCCTGCTCAAGCCCGTGGGCACCGACGAGCTCTATTTCAAGGTGCTGGACGCCGTCCGCACCCGCCGTCGCGGCCAACCGTAGACCCGGAGGTTCGCCATGAAGACCGCGCTCAAGACCCTGTTCCACTTCATCCACGGCAATCCCGAGGGAAAGCGTGAAGCGGTTGAAAAGTTCCTCAACAAGTCCGAAGACTTCCGACTTCTGCTCTCGGCCAACGGCAAGGCCCTGGAGCTCATGGCCGAGATGACGGACGCGGCCCGGTCGGGCCAGCCGTCCGGGATCACCCGGGTGCGGGCGTTCAGCGTCATGGTCGCCTCCAGCGTCCGCCAGATGATCGAACGCCTCTGCCGCATGGCCCCCGGCCGGTACGATGGCCTGCGCGAGGCCTTCAACGAGATCGTCCGGGACATGGACCAGGCCTTTTCCGGCCCGGCCAAGGGCCCGCTCGGTCCCCCGGTCATCCGCATGCGCGACGTGCGCGCCATCGACCTGCCCGAGACCGGCTCCAAGGTAGCCATGCTCGGCGAGATCCGGGCCGAACTCGGCGCGGTGGTGCCGCGCGGCTTCGCCATCACGGCCTCGGCCTTCCGCCTATTCATGCAGTCCACGGGGTTGGACGACGAGATCAACCGGCTCATCCAGATTCATGACGGGACCACCCTGGAGGAGCTGAGCGATCTGGCCGCGGGCATCCGCCAGGCCATCGACATGGCCCCCATGCCCCGCGAACTGGAAGAGGCCGTGCGCGAACAGTGCGCCCGCCTGGGCGACATCCGCTTCGCCGTGCGCTCGAGCGCGCTGGGCGAGGACTCGGAACAAACCGGGTTCGCCGGACAGTTCATCTCCAAGCTCGGCATCAAGCCCGCCCAGGTGACCGACGCCTACCGCGCGGTCATCTCGAGCATGTATTCGGCCACGGCCATCACCTACGTGCGCAACCGGGGGTTGCGCGAGGACGAAATGGTCATGGCCGCCGGATGCATGGAGATGATCAACGCCGTGGCCGGCGGGGTGGTCTACACCCGGCCCCCGGTGGGCGGCGACGCGGACACGCTGATCATCAACGCCGTGCCCGGCCTGCCCTGCGCCGTGGTGGACGGCAGCTCCCTGGCCGACTCCTGGACCGTGGACCGAGGGACCGGCAGGATCGTGAGCCGCGACATCGCCGAAAAGGAAATCCGCTTCGTGCTGACCTCGGGCGGACAGGTGCGCAAGGAAAAGCTCTACGGCGGCCGCGAACTGGAACCGGCCATCTCGGACCACGACGCCGAGCGGCTGGCCGCCCTGGCCCTGCGCATCGAGGAGCACTTCGGCCACCCCCAGGACATCGAGTGGGCCCGCGACCGCGACGGGCTGATCGTCATTTTGCAGTGCCGTCCCCTGACCATCTGCGAGGAGACGGCCGAGCTTCCGGCCGAGGACGAGGAGAGCCGGGGGCTGGCCATCCTGTCCGGCTGCATCCCGGCCAGCCCGGGCGCTGCCGCGGGCTACGTGGTCAAGGTCGAGACGGACGAGGACATGTTCCGCTTCCCGGACGGCGCGGTCCTGCTGGCCCGCAACGCCCGGCCGCAGCTGTCCGCCCTGCTGCCGCGCGCCGCCGCCCTGGTGGCCGAGTTCGGCAGCTCCGTGGGCCACCTGGCCAACGTGGCCAGGGAATACGCCGTGCCCGCGCTCATCGGCGCGCCCGGCGCGGTGGAGCGGCTGTCCGGCGTTGGCGTGATCACGGTCAACGGGACCAACGGGACCATCTACCTGGGACGGCGCAAGCGGATGATCGAGCGGGAGGCCCGCCCGGCGGCCAAGATGCGCACCACGGACGTGGGGCTGGCCCTGGAACGGGTCCTCAAGTTCATCACCCCGCTCAACCTGACCGACCCCGAGTCCCCGGACTTCCGGCCCGAGGGGTGCCGGTCCATGCACGACATAACGAGGTTCTGCCACGAAAAGGCGGTCCACGAGATGTTCACCCCGGGCGAGCGACCCGTGACGGGCGCGCGCAGGCTGGCCGGACAGCAGGCCATGCAGTACTGGCTGGTGGACATCGGCGGAGGCACCGCGGGCGCCGACGGGAACGGGTCCCGCCGGAACATCACCATCGAGGACGTCCGGTCCAGCCCCATGCGCGCCCTGTGGTACGGCATGATGGCCGTGCCCTGGGAGGGCCCGCCGCCCCCGCGCATGGACGGGTTCATGTCGGTCATGACCAACGCGGCCCAGAACCCGGCCCTGGTGGCCGGGGCGCGCAACGACATGGGCGAGCGCAACTACTTCATCGTGGGCGGCCACTACTGCAACCTGCAATCCCGGTTCGGCTTCCACTTCTGCACCATCGAGGGATTCGCGGGCGACGACCCCAACGTCAACTACGCCCTGTTCCAGTTCAAGGGAGGCGGGGCGAGCATGGACCGCCGCCACCTGCGCGCGCGCCTGGTGTCCGAGGTCCTGGAAAAGCGCGGCTTCATCGCCGAAATCCGCGAGGACTCCCTGTTCGCGCGGCTGGAGGGCGTGGGCCGCCCGGTGGTGGAGCAGGCCATGGCCATGCTCGGCTACCTGCTCATGCACACCCGGCAGATCGACATGTCCATGGCCGACCCGGCCATGGTCGTCCGCTACCGCGACAAGTTCGAGGCGGACATCGAGGAACTGCTGGAAGGATTGCCCGGCGAGCTGCGGGAAGCGGGGTGCGCGGCATGAGTTCCTCCACCTACTCCCGACTCAAGTGGTACCTGGTGCTGATCATCATGGGGTTCTCCCTGGTCCCGCTCTTCGCCCTGGGCTACTTCATCCACAACGAATTCCGGCAGACCTACGAGGAGAAGCTGACCGACAACCTGCGGCTGATGGTCGCCAACCGCCGCGACGCCATCTCCATGTTCCTCAACGAGCGGGTGGTCCAGCTCCAGATGCTGGCCGACATCCACACCTTCGGCGAGATGTCGGACCAGGCCTACCTGAACAAGGTCTTCGACGCCATCCACGGCACGTCCAGCTCCTTCTTCGACATCGGGGTCATCGGCCAGAACGGCGGCCACGAGGCCTACTGCGGGCCCTTCGACCTGATGCAG
Proteins encoded:
- a CDS encoding YIP1 family protein yields the protein MDVMRSPARYFERVAAEPGSRRALIFLMISGLFYCSVSMAYFFENSLAMGIVMMLNAILMPAFGAVITFILIGMTGQERVPFGRIFNIYAYASGAVMVISWIPGLAIVMEPVRAVLIGVGLHKAAGVGKVRAALLIILTAVVLLLFFWSAAPMIVELKQLFH
- a CDS encoding response regulator; its protein translation is MQKIRLLLVDDETDFLNAYARRFARRNVETTLAASGQEAIDLVRDDEFDVVVMDVMMPGMSGLETLRRLKAIKPDLPVIILTGHADSRVLIEGMDMGAFDFLLKPVGTDELYFKVLDAVRTRRRGQP
- a CDS encoding PEP/pyruvate-binding domain-containing protein; translated protein: MKTALKTLFHFIHGNPEGKREAVEKFLNKSEDFRLLLSANGKALELMAEMTDAARSGQPSGITRVRAFSVMVASSVRQMIERLCRMAPGRYDGLREAFNEIVRDMDQAFSGPAKGPLGPPVIRMRDVRAIDLPETGSKVAMLGEIRAELGAVVPRGFAITASAFRLFMQSTGLDDEINRLIQIHDGTTLEELSDLAAGIRQAIDMAPMPRELEEAVREQCARLGDIRFAVRSSALGEDSEQTGFAGQFISKLGIKPAQVTDAYRAVISSMYSATAITYVRNRGLREDEMVMAAGCMEMINAVAGGVVYTRPPVGGDADTLIINAVPGLPCAVVDGSSLADSWTVDRGTGRIVSRDIAEKEIRFVLTSGGQVRKEKLYGGRELEPAISDHDAERLAALALRIEEHFGHPQDIEWARDRDGLIVILQCRPLTICEETAELPAEDEESRGLAILSGCIPASPGAAAGYVVKVETDEDMFRFPDGAVLLARNARPQLSALLPRAAALVAEFGSSVGHLANVAREYAVPALIGAPGAVERLSGVGVITVNGTNGTIYLGRRKRMIEREARPAAKMRTTDVGLALERVLKFITPLNLTDPESPDFRPEGCRSMHDITRFCHEKAVHEMFTPGERPVTGARRLAGQQAMQYWLVDIGGGTAGADGNGSRRNITIEDVRSSPMRALWYGMMAVPWEGPPPPRMDGFMSVMTNAAQNPALVAGARNDMGERNYFIVGGHYCNLQSRFGFHFCTIEGFAGDDPNVNYALFQFKGGGASMDRRHLRARLVSEVLEKRGFIAEIREDSLFARLEGVGRPVVEQAMAMLGYLLMHTRQIDMSMADPAMVVRYRDKFEADIEELLEGLPGELREAGCAA